A region from the Phycodurus eques isolate BA_2022a chromosome 12, UOR_Pequ_1.1, whole genome shotgun sequence genome encodes:
- the gtpbp8 gene encoding GTP-binding protein 8 isoform X2 — MFCLRLPPWLQARTQLCTFPLQRVHKFASLQEARVRAPNKVQRLLYPFTDVDAYLDSSVDRTQFRLFQPCVDDVLKAERLFCSSPSHHIDYYMSAERMDHSPALKQPEGHTKKMNFFRVGRAFTIVDMPGYGHRAPKDFVDMVEPYLYSRKSLVRTFLLVDGSVGLQKTDHIALEMCEETRCPYVMVVTKIDKCGRGSLLTNLLNFQDVIKTQTTSCFPQPFLVSSLQFSGIYLLRCFIAHITGNIQLTDTSQI, encoded by the exons ATGTTTTGCCTGCGACTTCCACCGTGGCTTCAAGCGAGGACTCAGTTGTGCACTTTCCCTCTCCAGAGAGTTCACAAGTTTGCCTCGCTGCAAGAGGCCAGAGTTCGAGCCCCAAACAAAGTCCAACGCTTACTTTACCCATTTACAGATGTAGACGCTTACCTGGACAg CTCTGTGGATAGGACACAGTTCCGTCTCTTTCAGCCCTGTGTTGATGATGTTCTAAAAGCAGAGAGACTCTTCTGCTCCTCACCATCTCATCACATTGATTATTATATGTCAGCAGAGCGGATGGACCACTCGCCTGCACTGAAACAACCAGAG GGTCACACAAAAAAGATGAACTTCTTTAGAGTAGGTAGGGCTTTCACCATCGTGGACATGCCAGGTTATGGACATAGAGCACCCAAAGATTTTGTGGATATGGTTGAACCGTATCTCTACTCAAGGAAAAG tcTTGTCAGGACGTTCTTGTTGGTGGATGGCAGTGTTGGACTGCAAAAGACTGACCACATCGCCCTTGAGATGTGTGAGGAAACTAGATGTCCATATGTG atggtgGTAACTAAGATTGATAAATGTGGTCGTGGCTCACTGCTAACAAATTTATTGAATTTCCAAGACGTGATTAAAACACAGACCACGAGCTGTTTCCCCCAGCCATTTTTGGTCAG TTCCCTCCAGTTTTCAGGGATCTACCTCCTGAGATGCTTCATCGCTCATATAACAGGAAATATCCAGTTAACAGACACCTCTCAAATCTGA
- the gtpbp8 gene encoding GTP-binding protein 8 isoform X1, giving the protein MFCLRLPPWLQARTQLCTFPLQRVHKFASLQEARVRAPNKVQRLLYPFTDVDAYLDSSVDRTQFRLFQPCVDDVLKAERLFCSSPSHHIDYYMSAERMDHSPALKQPEVCFIGRSNVGKSSLIKSLFSLSPNVEVKISKTPGHTKKMNFFRVGRAFTIVDMPGYGHRAPKDFVDMVEPYLYSRKSLVRTFLLVDGSVGLQKTDHIALEMCEETRCPYVMVVTKIDKCGRGSLLTNLLNFQDVIKTQTTSCFPQPFLVSSLQFSGIYLLRCFIAHITGNIQLTDTSQI; this is encoded by the exons ATGTTTTGCCTGCGACTTCCACCGTGGCTTCAAGCGAGGACTCAGTTGTGCACTTTCCCTCTCCAGAGAGTTCACAAGTTTGCCTCGCTGCAAGAGGCCAGAGTTCGAGCCCCAAACAAAGTCCAACGCTTACTTTACCCATTTACAGATGTAGACGCTTACCTGGACAg CTCTGTGGATAGGACACAGTTCCGTCTCTTTCAGCCCTGTGTTGATGATGTTCTAAAAGCAGAGAGACTCTTCTGCTCCTCACCATCTCATCACATTGATTATTATATGTCAGCAGAGCGGATGGACCACTCGCCTGCACTGAAACAACCAGAG GTATGTTTCATTGGACGAAGCAATGTGGGAAAGTCATCTCTTATCAAATCCCTATTTTCCCTGAGTCCTAATGTGGAAGTCAAAATCTCCAAAACCCCT GGTCACACAAAAAAGATGAACTTCTTTAGAGTAGGTAGGGCTTTCACCATCGTGGACATGCCAGGTTATGGACATAGAGCACCCAAAGATTTTGTGGATATGGTTGAACCGTATCTCTACTCAAGGAAAAG tcTTGTCAGGACGTTCTTGTTGGTGGATGGCAGTGTTGGACTGCAAAAGACTGACCACATCGCCCTTGAGATGTGTGAGGAAACTAGATGTCCATATGTG atggtgGTAACTAAGATTGATAAATGTGGTCGTGGCTCACTGCTAACAAATTTATTGAATTTCCAAGACGTGATTAAAACACAGACCACGAGCTGTTTCCCCCAGCCATTTTTGGTCAG TTCCCTCCAGTTTTCAGGGATCTACCTCCTGAGATGCTTCATCGCTCATATAACAGGAAATATCCAGTTAACAGACACCTCTCAAATCTGA
- the LOC133410964 gene encoding ileal sodium/bile acid cotransporter-like yields the protein MSTVKETAAACLSESTICSGANCLVPTTDFNALLSLILSTVLTIMLAMVMFSMGCTVEAQKLWGHVRRPWGIIIGFLCQFGIMPFTAFALSLAFNVLPVQAIVIIIMGCCPGGSGSNIICYWLDGDMDLSISMTACSSILALGMMPLCLLIYTSAWTSSDTIQIPYDSIGITLVALLVPISVGMYVKRKWPHVAKKILKFGSITGFGLILIIAVVGGILYQSSWTIAPSLWIIGTIYPFIGFGLGFLLARFVGQPWYRCRTIALETGFQNSQLCSTIVQLSFSPAELEVMFAFPLIYSIFQLLVAVLFVGGYQAYKRSCGLGSVEADSESPSFEDGYAERAKEKRCHVENSPVESNEDPINKGKNTKL from the exons ATGTCTACAGTCAAGGAAACCGCTGCCGCCTGCCTCTCAGAATCCACAATCTGCTCGGGTGCTAACTGCCTTGTCCCAACCACGGACTTTAATGCATTACTGAGTCTAATATTGAGCACTGTGCTCACTATCATGCTGGCTATGGTCATGTTTTCCATGGGCTGCACTGTGGAGGCCCAAAAACTTTGGGGACACGTGAGGAGACCCTGGGGCATCATTATTGGTTTCCTCTGCCAATTTGGCATTATGCCTTTTACTGCCTTTGCCTTGTCACTTGCTTTCAATGTGTTGCCTGTTCAGGCCATTGTCATAATTATCATGGGTTGCTGTCCCGGAGGCTCCGGTTCCAATATTATTTGCTACTGGCTAGACGGAGACATGGACCTAAG TATCAGTATGACAGCCTGTTCCTCCATCCTGGCCTTGGGAATGATGCCACTATGTCTTCTCATATACACCTCCGCCTGGACGTCTTCAGACACCATCCAAATCCCATATGACAGTATtg GTATCACGCTTGTGGCACTCCTTGTCCCAATCAGCGTGGGAATGTATGTGAAACGCAAATGGCCCCACGTGGCGAAAAAGATCCTCAAG TTTGGGTCCATTACAGGCTTTGGTCTCATTCTCATCATTGCTGtggttggtggaattctttaccAGTCTTCCTGGACCATTGCCCCCTCGCTTTGGATAATCGGAACTATCTACCCCTTTATTGGTTTTGGGCTGGGCTTCCTTCTGGCCCGCTTTGTGGGTCAACCATGGTACAG gtgcCGAACCATTGCTTTGGAGACCGGTTTTCAGAACTCCCAGTTGTGTAGCACCATTGTCCAGCTGTCCTTCAGTCCCGCTGAACTGGAGGTCATGTTTGCGTTCCCCCTTATCTACAGCATCTTTCAGCTGTTGGTGGCAGTCCTGTTCGTGGGAG GATACCAAGCCTATAAACGGTCATGTGGCCTGGGATCAGTCGAAGCAGACAGTGAATCGCCGTCATTCGAAGATGGCTATGCAGAACGAGCGAAAGAGAAGCGCTGTCATGTGGAAAATAGCCCTGTCGAGTCGAACGAGGATCCTATTAATAAGGGCAAGAACACCAAGCTCTGA